In Pedobacter sp. WC2423, the following are encoded in one genomic region:
- a CDS encoding sigma 54-interacting transcriptional regulator, which translates to MDVQDIKNRFGIIGGSPLLNRAIDIARQVAPTDMSVLITGESGSGKEVFSHIIHQMSTRKHGAFIAVNCGAIPEGTIDSELFGHEKGSFTGAHEARKGYFEVANGGTIFLDEVAELPLGTQARLLRILESGEYLRVGSSKVQKTDVRIIAATNVDVYNRVKSGKFREDLYYRLNTVPLRIPALHERKEDIFLLFRKFSADFSDKYRSPGIHLEPDAIQMLSNYSWPGNVRQLKNIAEQICVLEKDRNVTAGALLNYIPNEGGSNLPMALNNGSNKEDFSERDILYKVLFDMKKDMMDLKKLVAEIIQSGGNTSHIMEENPHYINQLYQEVDQTVSNDSTFMIKKSPQNTPVDYNYTHDAEEVEESLSLIDKESDLIKKALKKHKGKRKFAAQELGISERTLYRKIKELNLN; encoded by the coding sequence TTGGACGTACAAGATATTAAAAACCGATTTGGGATTATTGGTGGTTCTCCACTTTTAAACCGTGCTATAGATATTGCCAGGCAGGTAGCGCCAACGGATATGTCAGTATTGATTACTGGGGAAAGTGGTAGTGGAAAAGAAGTATTTTCACACATTATCCACCAGATGAGTACCCGTAAACACGGTGCTTTTATTGCCGTAAACTGTGGTGCAATTCCAGAAGGCACAATAGATTCAGAATTATTCGGACATGAGAAAGGCTCTTTTACCGGTGCTCACGAAGCACGTAAAGGATATTTTGAAGTGGCAAACGGAGGAACGATCTTTTTGGATGAGGTTGCTGAATTACCTTTAGGTACACAGGCCCGTTTATTAAGAATACTGGAAAGCGGAGAATACCTGCGTGTAGGTTCTTCCAAAGTACAGAAAACTGACGTCCGCATTATTGCAGCAACAAACGTCGATGTATACAACAGGGTAAAATCCGGTAAGTTCCGTGAGGATTTATATTACCGTTTAAATACTGTACCATTGCGCATACCTGCTTTACATGAACGTAAAGAAGACATCTTTTTGCTGTTCAGAAAGTTTTCTGCCGATTTCAGTGATAAATACCGCAGCCCGGGTATCCACCTGGAACCAGATGCGATACAAATGCTGAGCAATTACAGCTGGCCGGGAAACGTCAGACAGCTTAAAAACATTGCAGAACAAATTTGTGTACTGGAAAAAGACCGGAACGTAACTGCTGGTGCTTTATTGAATTATATTCCGAATGAAGGAGGCAGCAATTTGCCAATGGCATTAAATAACGGAAGTAATAAAGAAGATTTTTCCGAAAGAGATATTCTTTACAAAGTTCTTTTCGACATGAAAAAGGACATGATGGACTTGAAGAAACTGGTTGCCGAGATTATTCAGAGTGGTGGAAATACTTCACATATCATGGAGGAAAACCCGCACTACATCAACCAGCTTTACCAGGAAGTAGATCAGACTGTGAGCAATGACTCTACTTTCATGATTAAAAAATCTCCTCAGAATACGCCTGTAGACTATAACTACACCCATGATGCAGAAGAAGTGGAAGAATCCCTTTCTTTGATTGACAAGGAATCTGATTTAATCAAAAAAGCACTGAAAAAACATAAAGGCAAGCGTAAGTTCGCAGCTCAGGAACTGGGAATTTCTGAACGTACACTATATAGAAAGATCAAAGAACTCAATTTAAATTAG